The Daucus carota subsp. sativus chromosome 7, DH1 v3.0, whole genome shotgun sequence genome window below encodes:
- the LOC108195167 gene encoding putative protease Do-like 14 isoform X1 — protein MMDFRKNSKKLKVDYHPILDTMDMDITTKVFGVKSSPFVVAVVSRNLPVEMTGISYGRGEVRLSDYPGEHVVLNSGTIIECEEDAATSKFVSTIIVAAVLFVRTNDVQPHDIKVDVHLFDGRVCQGQVFACDFHYNLAAVRIQTDSPLQTPTLKGLDDVMSIDPSELLQLSQDRSFQLRPHSNLFKIFHGMKIITIWRALRPKNFIIVSSGVLCIDAPYTELDCNELCWVKDRKEDPLGEKGENGGTIVNCFGDVIGMLFYGSAFMPINIVLRWWHHFKSCRNYRRPWLGVEISNLYSSRLEILEQFMSKFPNISAGVVVMKVEEDSPAAHCSTIHAKDVIVACDGKLVRSKLDLFELLWDKVGDTVELNVVRPSNGNQLKVNVTVGESTPDRFYRWPLIHWTRFHTILPTRTSTLHDDIKWP, from the coding sequence ATGATGGATTTCCGCAAGAATTCGAAGAAATTAAAAGTGGATTATCATCCAATACTTGACACCATGGACATGGATATTACTACAAAGGTGTTTGGTGTGAAATCTTCCCCTTTTGTTGTTGCTGTCGTCTCTCGTAATCTACCTGTTGAGATGACGGGCATAAGTTATGGTCGTGGCGAAGTCCGTTTGTCGGACTACCCAGGGGAACATGTGGTTTTGAATTCAGGGACTATTATAGAGTGCGAAGAGGATGCAGCAACTAGCAAATTTGTCTCTACCATTATCGTTGCTGCCGTTCTTTTTGTGCGTACTAATGATGTTCAACCTCATGATATTAAGGTTGATGTGCATTTATTTGATGGCAGGGTATGCCAAGGTCAAGTCTTTGCTTGTGATTTTCACTACAACCTCGCTGCTGTAAGGATACAAACAGACTCCCCTCTACAAACCCCTACCCTTAAGGGCTTGGACGATGTCATGTCCATTGATCCCTCGGAGCTGCTTCAGTTGTCTCAAGATAGATCTTTTCAGCTTCGCCCTCATTCAAATTTATTCAAGATTTTTCATGGGATGAAGATCATAACCATTTGGCGTGCTCTTCGTCCCAAAAATTTTATCATTGTTAGCTCTGGTGTTTTATGCATTGATGCCCCTTATACGGAACTGGATTGCAATGAGCTTTGCTGGGTAAAAGATCGCAAAGAAGATCCTTTAGGAGAAAAGGGTGAGAACGGGGGAACAATCGTTAACTGTTTTGGAGATGTAATTGGAATGCTGTTCTATGGTTCTGCTTTCATGCCAATTAACATAGTATTAAGGTGGTGGCACCATTTTAAAAGTTGCAGGAATTACCGACGACCTTGGCTCGGTGTGGAAATTTCCAATCTCTACTCATCTCGCTTAGAGATTTTGGAACAATTTATGAGCAAGTTCCCCAACATCTCTGCAGGTGTTGTTGTAATGAAGGTTGAAGAAGATTCTCCCGCAGCTCATTGTTCTACGATACACGCCAAGGATGTCATAGTAGCTTGTGATGGCAAGCTAGTCCGTAGTAAATTGGACTTGTTTGAATTACTATGGGACAAGGTTGGGGACACTGTCGAGCTCAATGTTGTAAGACCGAGCAATGGTAATCAGTTGAAAGTCAATGTGACTGTTGGAGAGTCTACCCCGGATAGATTTTATCGTTGGCCACTTATTCATTGGACGAGATTCCACACAATACTTCCAACCCGCACCTCCACATTGCACGACGATATTAAATGGCCATAG
- the LOC108195167 gene encoding putative protease Do-like 14 isoform X2, with protein MMDFRKNSKKLKVDYHPILDTMDMDITTKVDVHLFDGRVCQGQVFACDFHYNLAAVRIQTDSPLQTPTLKGLDDVMSIDPSELLQLSQDRSFQLRPHSNLFKIFHGMKIITIWRALRPKNFIIVSSGVLCIDAPYTELDCNELCWVKDRKEDPLGEKGENGGTIVNCFGDVIGMLFYGSAFMPINIVLRWWHHFKSCRNYRRPWLGVEISNLYSSRLEILEQFMSKFPNISAGVVVMKVEEDSPAAHCSTIHAKDVIVACDGKLVRSKLDLFELLWDKVGDTVELNVVRPSNGNQLKVNVTVGESTPDRFYRWPLIHWTRFHTILPTRTSTLHDDIKWP; from the exons ATGATGGATTTCCGCAAGAATTCGAAGAAATTAAAAGTGGATTATCATCCAATACTTGACACCATGGACATGGATATTACTACAAAG GTTGATGTGCATTTATTTGATGGCAGGGTATGCCAAGGTCAAGTCTTTGCTTGTGATTTTCACTACAACCTCGCTGCTGTAAGGATACAAACAGACTCCCCTCTACAAACCCCTACCCTTAAGGGCTTGGACGATGTCATGTCCATTGATCCCTCGGAGCTGCTTCAGTTGTCTCAAGATAGATCTTTTCAGCTTCGCCCTCATTCAAATTTATTCAAGATTTTTCATGGGATGAAGATCATAACCATTTGGCGTGCTCTTCGTCCCAAAAATTTTATCATTGTTAGCTCTGGTGTTTTATGCATTGATGCCCCTTATACGGAACTGGATTGCAATGAGCTTTGCTGGGTAAAAGATCGCAAAGAAGATCCTTTAGGAGAAAAGGGTGAGAACGGGGGAACAATCGTTAACTGTTTTGGAGATGTAATTGGAATGCTGTTCTATGGTTCTGCTTTCATGCCAATTAACATAGTATTAAGGTGGTGGCACCATTTTAAAAGTTGCAGGAATTACCGACGACCTTGGCTCGGTGTGGAAATTTCCAATCTCTACTCATCTCGCTTAGAGATTTTGGAACAATTTATGAGCAAGTTCCCCAACATCTCTGCAGGTGTTGTTGTAATGAAGGTTGAAGAAGATTCTCCCGCAGCTCATTGTTCTACGATACACGCCAAGGATGTCATAGTAGCTTGTGATGGCAAGCTAGTCCGTAGTAAATTGGACTTGTTTGAATTACTATGGGACAAGGTTGGGGACACTGTCGAGCTCAATGTTGTAAGACCGAGCAATGGTAATCAGTTGAAAGTCAATGTGACTGTTGGAGAGTCTACCCCGGATAGATTTTATCGTTGGCCACTTATTCATTGGACGAGATTCCACACAATACTTCCAACCCGCACCTCCACATTGCACGACGATATTAAATGGCCATAG
- the LOC108195791 gene encoding protein NRT1/ PTR FAMILY 8.1, translating to MSAYVAQEEDIYTKDGTTDYRHKPAVKSKTGTWKACPYILGNECCERLAYYGINTNLVNYLKFQLNQSSVVAVSNVTNWSGTCYVMPLLGAFLADSYLGRYWTIAAFSIVYVFGMTILTLSASVHGLKPLCDEQKGCHPTSTQIGVFYVGLYLIALGTGGIKPCVSSYGADQFDDSDESERKSKSSFFNWFYLSINIGALVAATVLVWIQTNVGWGWGFGIPAVAMALAVVSFFSGTRLYRNVRPGGSPLTRIFQVIVASVRKSRVQVPMNKSLLYETTTDEESVIRGSRKLDHTNKLSFLDKAGVETQSDKIKDSISPWRLCTVTQIEELKSIIGLLPIWATGIIFSAVYSQMGTLFVLQGNTMDLQMGGTFQIPSASLSLFDTVSVIFWVPVYDRVIVPMARRVTGHKNGFSQLQRIGIGLVISIFAMLCAGTLELMRLKMVRQHGYYHMKHIPMSIFWQVPQYFIIGCAEVFTFVGQLEFFYEQAPDAMRSLCSALSLTTAALGNYLSTFLVNMVTDVSTRNGGQGWIPDNLNYGHLDYFFWMLALLSVVNLGVYVLVAKCYTYKKPVDPISQD from the exons atgTCAGCATATGTGGCTCAAGAAGAAGATATATACACCAAAGACGGAACAACTGACTATCGCCATAAACCAGCTGTCAAAAGCAAAACGGGAACCTGGAAAGCATGCCCTTACATCCTAG GGAATGAATGCTGTGAAAGACTGGCTTACTACGGGATCAACACTAATTTAGTAAACTATCTCAAGTTTCAGTTAAATCAGAGCAGTGTTGTGGCAGTTAGTAATGTCACCAACTGGTCTGGCACTTGCTATGTCATGCCACTGCTTGGCGCCTTTCTTGCGGATTCTTACCTTGGTCGATACTGGACAATTGCTGCTTTCTCAATTGTCTATGTTTTC GGGATGACAATATTGACCTTATCAGCATCTGTTCACGGACTAAAACCATTGTGTGATGAACAGAAAGGGTGTCATCCAACAAGCACACAAATCGGAGTTTTCTACGTTGGACTTTACCTTATAGCTCTCGGTACAGGAGGCATTAAGCCTTGTGTGTCCTCTTATGGAGCAGATCAGTTTGATGATTCAGACGAGTCGGAGAGAAAAAGCAAGAGTTCATTTTTCAACTGGTTTTATCTTTCAATTAACATCGGTGCACTGGTGGCTGCCACAGTGCTTGTCTGGATACAAACCAATGTGGGCTGGGGCTGGGGCTTTGGCATTCCTGCTGTAGCTATGGCTCTGGCTGTCGTTAGTTTCTTCTCGGGAACACGTTTGTATCGTAACGTAAGGCCTGGTGGGAGTCCGTTGACACGGATCTTTCAGGTAATTGTGGCATCTGTCAGAAAATCGCGTGTTCAAGTGCCTATGAACAAGTCTTTGCTGTATGAGACAACGACAGACGAAGAATCTGTTATCAGGGGAAGCCGAAAACTTGATCACACAAACAAGTTGAG CTTTCTTGACAAAGCAGGTGTAGAGACTCAatctgataaaattaaagactcAATCAGTCCATGGAGACTCTGCACTGTAACACAAATTGAAGAGCTAAAGTCCATTATTGGGTTGCTGCCTATATGGGCAACAGGCATAATCTTCAGTGCAGTGTACAGTCAAATGGGCACACTATTCGTTCTTCAAGGCAACACAATGGACCTCCAGATGGGAGGAACCTTTCAAATTCCCTCAGCCTCACTATCCCTCTTCGACACGGTGAGTGTCATCTTTTGGGTGCCAGTGTATGACCGTGTCATCGTCCCTATGGCGAGGCGAGTCACGGGCCACAAAAACGGCTTCTCGCAGCTCCAACGAATAGGCATTGGCCTAGTGATCTCAATATTCGCAATGTTATGTGCTGGAACACTAGAACTGATGAGACTAAAAATGGTGAGGCAGCACGGTTACTATCACATGAAGCATATTCCGATGTCGATATTTTGGCAGGTCCCTCAATATTTCATAATTGGGTGTGCTGAAGTTTTTACATTTGTTGGACAGCTTGAGTTTTTCTATGAGCAGGCTCCTGATGCCATGAGGAGTCTCTGCTCAGCGTTGTCGCTCACCACGGCTGCACTGGGGAATTATTTGAGCACTTTTCTCGTCAACATGGTGACAGATGTGAGCACAAGAAATGGTGGTCAAGGCTGGATTCCTGATAATCTGAATTATGGTCATTTGGATTACTTCTTCTGGATGTTGGCTTTGTTGAGTGTGGTGAATTTGGGAGTTTATGTGTTGGTGGCCAAGTGTTACACTTACAAGAAGCCTGTTGATCCAATATCTCAAGATTGA